In the genome of Dickeya fangzhongdai, one region contains:
- a CDS encoding DUF6250 domain-containing protein, whose amino-acid sequence MTDTGYSAQSTVMESHAGQACTAATEGGSQRESGIHRESDARQFSLQWAHSADGKPLRWRVEQEEPARTRIDIDEHSLTLDTAAGLTVWLDQPLSGRYRISYLREVLVQGQPNDRLSDLNQFWAARDPARASLFTRHGVLGEYDNLALYYVGMGGNWNSTTRFRYYNGHGERQLLGEFTDEAHLLRAGHRYRVTIEVDRTETRFLIDNQLYFRAHYAEPPASGYFGLRTVFSRQAISEFSVTPL is encoded by the coding sequence ATGACGGACACAGGCTATAGCGCACAGAGCACGGTTATGGAAAGTCACGCCGGTCAGGCGTGTACCGCCGCCACGGAAGGCGGCTCCCAGCGGGAATCAGGTATTCATCGGGAATCAGACGCCCGGCAGTTCTCGCTGCAATGGGCGCACTCCGCTGACGGAAAGCCACTGCGCTGGCGGGTGGAGCAGGAAGAGCCGGCGCGCACCCGTATCGACATTGACGAACACAGTTTGACGCTGGATACCGCCGCCGGGCTAACGGTATGGCTCGACCAGCCGCTATCCGGCAGGTATCGCATTAGCTATCTGCGCGAAGTGCTGGTACAGGGGCAACCGAACGATCGGCTCTCCGATCTCAATCAATTTTGGGCGGCGCGGGACCCCGCCCGCGCTTCGTTGTTCACCCGCCACGGCGTGTTGGGCGAATACGATAATCTGGCGCTGTATTACGTGGGCATGGGCGGTAACTGGAACAGCACCACCCGTTTTCGCTACTACAACGGCCACGGCGAGCGGCAACTGCTGGGGGAATTCACCGATGAAGCGCATCTGTTGCGCGCCGGGCATCGTTATCGGGTGACCATCGAGGTGGACCGCACTGAAACCCGTTTCCTGATCGATAACCAACTTTACTTTCGCGCCCACTATGCCGAGCCGCCCGCCAGCGGCTATTTTGGCTTGCGGACGGTATTTTCACGGCAGGCGATCAGCGAATTCAGCGTTACGCCGCTGTAG
- a CDS encoding LysR family transcriptional regulator, with amino-acid sequence MNIDLRQLRHFIALIEHRNFTSAAQAMNISQSAFSRSIQSLEQSVGARLIDRHHNLEPTKKGLLVLEHARRLTRHAQDLINDIEQFSEKESGEVHFGCGPAPAAWLMPQVIGEFSRQYPRVRLVFRVDNWQALGQRLMAEEFVFIVADTRHFELDARYNVQPLSRHRWGFCCRQGHPLAAFDEISVEQLFSYPLAATVRPPNLRQALVRLSGQQDIRTGIECENGYSLLDVIRQSDAIGTTNHRHGPLQQPPDGIHMLKITGLDDDTDEFYTHYGIVSRADSRLSWLSQRLIAMFLQVDQAPHRASASTAA; translated from the coding sequence ATGAACATCGACCTGCGTCAGTTACGCCACTTTATTGCGCTGATCGAGCACCGGAATTTCACTTCGGCGGCGCAGGCCATGAACATTTCACAGTCGGCGTTCAGCCGTAGCATCCAGTCGCTGGAACAGAGCGTGGGCGCGCGGCTGATTGACCGTCACCATAATCTGGAACCCACCAAGAAAGGGCTGCTGGTGCTGGAGCACGCCCGCCGCCTCACCCGCCACGCGCAAGATTTGATAAACGACATCGAGCAGTTCAGCGAAAAAGAGAGCGGCGAGGTGCATTTCGGCTGCGGCCCGGCGCCGGCGGCCTGGCTGATGCCGCAGGTGATCGGCGAGTTCTCCCGCCAGTATCCGCGGGTGCGGCTGGTGTTCCGGGTCGATAACTGGCAGGCGCTGGGGCAACGCCTGATGGCGGAAGAGTTTGTCTTTATCGTGGCCGATACCCGCCATTTCGAGCTGGACGCTCGCTATAACGTGCAGCCGCTGAGCCGGCACCGCTGGGGCTTCTGCTGTCGTCAGGGGCATCCGCTGGCCGCGTTTGATGAAATCAGCGTCGAGCAACTGTTCAGCTACCCGCTGGCGGCCACCGTGCGCCCGCCCAACCTGCGTCAGGCGCTGGTGCGGCTGAGCGGTCAACAGGATATCCGCACCGGCATTGAGTGCGAAAACGGCTACAGCCTGCTGGATGTGATCCGCCAGTCCGACGCCATCGGCACCACCAATCACCGTCACGGACCGCTGCAACAGCCGCCGGACGGCATCCACATGCTGAAAATCACCGGGCTGGATGACGACACCGACGAGTTCTACACCCATTACGGCATTGTCAGCCGCGCCGACTCCCGCCTGTCGTGGCTGTCGCAGCGGCTGATCGCCATGTTTTTGCAGGTGGATCAGGCGCCGCATCGCGCCAGCGCCTCTACAGCGGCGTAA
- a CDS encoding DUF2076 domain-containing protein, translating to MQSEEQRLIDGLFSRLKTAETNTGPRDLKAEQQINDHIRQQPAAPYYMAQAMIIQEAALKQLDQRVKELEAEVNRLTQEAAARPQQSSGGFLSGLFGGGNRSSAPQPSQPAGYGQPAGYGQPSQPMGYTPPAPGYGQPAPGYAQPAPSRAGGFLSGALQTAAGVAGGVVLADMLTGMFHRSQPEEIVNIINETPILNENPLGNVSDSFRDFGANNLDTFNGAGNNFWNSNAGDEPQNSDYDNYAADDSYDDDDSYV from the coding sequence ATGCAATCTGAAGAACAACGCCTTATTGATGGTCTGTTTAGCCGACTGAAAACAGCCGAGACCAACACGGGCCCTCGGGATCTCAAGGCAGAACAGCAAATCAATGACCACATTCGCCAGCAGCCGGCCGCGCCTTACTACATGGCGCAGGCGATGATTATTCAGGAAGCGGCGCTGAAACAGCTGGATCAGCGGGTGAAAGAACTGGAAGCCGAGGTCAACCGGCTGACGCAGGAAGCGGCTGCCCGTCCGCAGCAAAGCAGCGGCGGTTTTCTGTCCGGCCTGTTTGGCGGCGGCAACCGCAGCAGCGCGCCGCAGCCGTCGCAACCGGCTGGTTATGGTCAACCGGCCGGATACGGTCAACCGAGCCAGCCGATGGGATATACGCCGCCGGCGCCGGGTTACGGCCAGCCGGCACCGGGCTATGCGCAACCTGCGCCGTCCCGCGCGGGCGGTTTTCTGAGCGGCGCATTGCAGACCGCAGCCGGCGTGGCGGGCGGCGTGGTGCTGGCCGACATGCTGACCGGCATGTTCCACCGCTCGCAGCCGGAAGAGATCGTCAACATTATCAACGAAACCCCGATACTCAACGAGAATCCGCTGGGTAACGTCAGCGACAGCTTCCGGGATTTCGGCGCGAATAATCTGGACACGTTCAACGGCGCCGGCAACAACTTTTGGAACAGCAACGCCGGCGACGAACCGCAGAACAGCGACTACGACAATTACGCGGCTGATGATTCCTACGACGACGACGATTCCTACGTCTAA
- a CDS encoding isopenicillin N synthase family dioxygenase, protein MSQPVSLPVLDFSQLDGDARQRAGFLQRLNHAARETGFFYLTHHGVDPELQQRVQRLSRAFFALPDAEKQRVAMIHSPHFRGYNLAGAERTRSEPDWREQFDIGAERPPLRLLSGDPAWRRLQGPNQWPASLPELKIALLEWQQTLTRISLRLLRAFAEVLGLPITAFDALYGDKPSEHIKLIRYPGRATADSQQGVGAHKDSGFLTLLLQDQQSGLQVEVEPGQWVEAHPLPGSFVVNIGELLELATDGYLRATVHRVVSPPASQDRLSVAFFLGAQLDAVVPVFPLSPALAKLARGPASDPNNPLLREVGWNYLKGRLRSHPEVAKRYYGDVLQAQQQAVTA, encoded by the coding sequence ATGAGTCAACCCGTTTCCCTGCCTGTACTCGACTTTTCCCAGCTTGACGGCGATGCCCGGCAACGTGCCGGTTTTCTGCAACGCCTGAATCACGCCGCGCGTGAAACCGGCTTCTTCTACCTGACCCACCACGGCGTCGACCCGGAACTGCAACAACGCGTTCAACGGTTGTCGCGCGCTTTTTTTGCATTGCCGGACGCGGAAAAACAGCGGGTGGCGATGATTCACTCTCCCCATTTCCGCGGTTACAACCTCGCTGGCGCGGAGCGTACCCGCAGCGAGCCGGACTGGCGCGAGCAGTTTGATATCGGGGCGGAGCGCCCGCCGCTGCGGCTGTTATCCGGCGATCCCGCCTGGCGACGGTTGCAGGGGCCGAATCAATGGCCGGCGTCGCTGCCGGAACTGAAAATCGCACTGCTGGAGTGGCAGCAAACCCTGACCCGCATTTCGCTGCGCCTGCTGCGCGCTTTTGCTGAAGTGCTGGGGTTGCCGATAACCGCGTTTGATGCGCTGTACGGCGATAAACCCAGCGAACATATCAAGCTGATTCGCTACCCCGGCCGGGCGACGGCGGACAGCCAGCAAGGCGTTGGCGCGCACAAGGATTCCGGCTTTCTGACGCTGCTGTTGCAGGACCAACAGTCCGGTTTACAGGTGGAGGTTGAACCGGGTCAATGGGTAGAGGCGCACCCGCTGCCGGGTTCGTTCGTGGTCAATATCGGCGAACTGTTGGAACTGGCGACCGACGGCTATCTGCGCGCCACCGTGCACCGGGTGGTGTCGCCGCCGGCCAGTCAGGATCGGTTGTCGGTGGCCTTTTTCCTCGGCGCGCAACTGGATGCAGTGGTGCCGGTGTTTCCGCTGTCGCCGGCATTGGCGAAACTGGCCCGCGGGCCGGCCAGTGACCCCAACAACCCGCTGTTGCGCGAAGTGGGCTGGAACTATCTGAAAGGGCGCCTGCGCTCTCACCCGGAAGTGGCTAAACGCTACTACGGCGATGTGTTGCAGGCGCAGCAGCAGGCGGTTACCGCCTGA
- a CDS encoding MetQ/NlpA family ABC transporter substrate-binding protein produces MKNHNFFALTAMALAMGLSVSAQAADALRVAADPVPHAEILAQIQKADPSLKLKVVELSGNVNANELLASGDVDANYFQHVPYLRDQEKALGKKFVVAATVHIEPLGIYSRKYKSLGEVKENATVAVPNNVTNLSRALYLLQGQGLIKLKAGYSDPSKDQATPKDIAENPKKLKIKEIEAAQIPRSLDDVDLAVINGNYALEAGLVPSRDALGLESASHNPYANILVTTPALQNDPRIKQLAKDLESKATADFISQRYKGSVIAVAGQ; encoded by the coding sequence ATGAAAAATCATAATTTTTTTGCTCTGACGGCGATGGCATTGGCAATGGGACTGTCGGTATCGGCTCAGGCGGCCGATGCTTTGCGGGTAGCGGCGGACCCGGTGCCGCATGCGGAAATTCTGGCGCAGATTCAAAAGGCGGATCCGTCGCTGAAGCTGAAGGTGGTTGAACTGAGCGGCAACGTGAACGCCAACGAATTGCTGGCCAGCGGCGACGTGGACGCCAACTACTTCCAGCACGTGCCTTATCTGCGCGATCAGGAAAAAGCGCTGGGCAAAAAATTCGTGGTGGCGGCCACGGTGCATATCGAACCGCTGGGGATTTATTCCCGAAAATACAAATCGCTCGGCGAGGTGAAGGAGAACGCCACCGTGGCGGTGCCGAACAACGTCACCAACCTCAGTCGGGCGCTGTACCTGCTGCAGGGGCAGGGGCTGATCAAACTCAAGGCGGGTTATAGCGACCCGTCGAAAGATCAGGCGACGCCGAAAGATATCGCCGAAAACCCGAAAAAGCTGAAGATTAAAGAGATTGAAGCGGCGCAGATCCCCCGTTCGCTGGATGACGTCGATCTGGCGGTGATCAACGGCAACTATGCGCTGGAAGCCGGGCTGGTGCCGTCCCGCGATGCGTTGGGGCTGGAAAGCGCCAGCCATAACCCATACGCCAATATTCTGGTGACTACGCCGGCGCTGCAAAACGATCCGCGCATCAAACAACTGGCGAAGGATCTGGAGTCCAAAGCCACGGCTGACTTCATCAGCCAGCGCTACAAAGGGTCGGTGATTGCGGTGGCGGGGCAATAA
- a CDS encoding methionine ABC transporter ATP-binding protein: MIRIERLGKRYPGCAQPALENVSLTIPSGAVYGILGRSGAGKSTLIRCLNLLERPTSGRILMDDCDIASLSPRALRQQRQRTGMIFQHFNLLHARTVRDNVAVPLEIAGAGKREREARVTELLALVGLSDKAQAYPSQLSGGQKQRVGIARALAAQPRYLLCDEATSALDPETTASILALLADINRQLGLTIVLITHELEVVKAICDHAALLEQGRVAESGALRTLLADPTSRLRQALLPDLDAERAFLRRHGVEEGELCKVA, from the coding sequence ATGATTCGGATCGAACGGCTGGGGAAACGCTACCCGGGCTGCGCGCAGCCCGCGCTGGAGAATGTGTCGCTGACCATTCCGTCAGGGGCGGTGTACGGCATTCTCGGCCGTAGCGGTGCGGGCAAGAGTACGCTGATTCGCTGCCTCAATCTGCTGGAGCGGCCCACCTCGGGCCGTATTCTGATGGACGACTGCGATATCGCCAGCCTGTCGCCGCGGGCGCTGCGCCAGCAGCGTCAGCGCACCGGTATGATTTTCCAGCATTTCAATCTGCTGCATGCCCGTACTGTGCGGGATAACGTGGCGGTGCCGCTGGAAATCGCCGGGGCCGGCAAGCGCGAACGGGAGGCGCGCGTAACGGAGTTGCTGGCGTTGGTCGGGTTGAGCGACAAGGCGCAGGCCTATCCGTCGCAGCTGTCCGGCGGGCAGAAACAGCGGGTCGGCATCGCCCGCGCGCTGGCGGCCCAGCCGCGTTATCTGCTGTGCGACGAGGCCACCAGCGCGCTCGACCCGGAAACCACCGCGTCGATCCTGGCGCTGCTGGCCGACATCAACCGGCAACTGGGGTTAACCATTGTGCTGATCACCCATGAGCTGGAGGTGGTCAAAGCCATTTGCGATCACGCGGCGTTGCTGGAGCAAGGCCGGGTGGCGGAAAGCGGCGCGCTGCGAACGCTGCTGGCGGACCCGACTTCCCGCTTGCGACAGGCGCTGTTGCCGGATCTGGACGCCGAGCGCGCGTTTTTACGGCGGCACGGCGTAGAGGAGGGCGAATTGTGCAAAGTCGCCTGA
- a CDS encoding methionine ABC transporter permease, which yields MSWEDFFPIMLNATLETLYMVGLAALFTVLVGLPTGVLLFISRQSGIMPLPRGNAVLGGVINVGRSLPFVVLLIALIPFTRWVVGTTLGSTAAVVPITVGAFPFFARIVENALAEVDRGRIEAIVSMGGTVWHVITKALLPEALPSILAGITLTVVMLIGFSSMAGVIGGGGLGDLAIRYGYQRFNQQVMAGTVIVLVLLVQLVQSLGDRLVRSLAYRR from the coding sequence CTGAGCTGGGAAGATTTTTTCCCGATTATGCTGAACGCGACGCTGGAAACCCTGTACATGGTGGGGCTGGCGGCGCTGTTTACCGTGCTGGTGGGGCTGCCGACCGGCGTGCTGCTATTTATCAGCCGCCAGTCGGGCATCATGCCGTTGCCGCGGGGGAACGCGGTGCTGGGCGGCGTGATCAACGTCGGACGTTCGCTGCCGTTCGTGGTGTTGTTGATTGCCCTGATTCCGTTTACCCGCTGGGTGGTCGGCACGACGCTGGGCAGCACCGCCGCGGTGGTGCCGATTACCGTCGGCGCGTTTCCGTTTTTCGCTCGCATTGTGGAAAACGCGCTGGCTGAGGTGGATCGCGGCCGGATAGAGGCGATTGTGTCGATGGGCGGCACCGTCTGGCATGTGATTACCAAGGCGTTGTTGCCGGAAGCTCTGCCGTCGATTCTGGCGGGCATCACGCTGACGGTGGTGATGCTGATTGGCTTTTCGTCAATGGCGGGGGTGATTGGCGGCGGCGGGCTGGGGGATCTGGCAATCCGCTACGGTTATCAACGCTTTAATCAGCAAGTGATGGCGGGAACGGTGATCGTTCTGGTGCTGCTGGTGCAACTGGTGCAGTCGCTGGGCGATCGACTGGTGCGGTCGCTGGCCTACCGGCGCTAA
- a CDS encoding DUF2167 domain-containing protein: MALSVRLISQLALIFLLSFSLRSMAADNAAPQVHSALDNAVEAMQRAGVEGPKEIGLGNQAVLKLPQGFVYIPVREARVFMRELGNYVGGNFYGLVLHPDIDGFISIDYTSSGYIKDDDAKEWNADELLDNLKEGTREANKERVKKGIASIEILGWIEKPNYEQATHRLVWSAALRDEGSNMAENDQGVNYNTYLLGREGYLSLNLVTNRGTVNEEKPKARQLLNAVTFNNGKRYSDFNASTDRVAEYGLAALIGGIAAKKLGLLAMMGVAFVKFWKIILVGIFAVGAIFRKLFSGKKKPQPAQDDAGNETVPETSAEIVPETATVTEKEQQKV, translated from the coding sequence ATGGCTCTCTCCGTACGTTTAATCAGCCAGCTGGCGCTGATATTTCTCCTTTCCTTTTCTCTTCGCAGCATGGCCGCAGACAATGCCGCGCCGCAGGTTCACAGCGCGCTGGACAACGCCGTTGAAGCCATGCAACGCGCCGGTGTTGAAGGCCCCAAAGAGATCGGCCTCGGTAATCAGGCGGTGCTGAAACTTCCGCAGGGATTTGTTTATATTCCGGTGCGGGAAGCGCGTGTATTTATGCGCGAACTGGGAAATTATGTGGGCGGTAATTTTTATGGTCTGGTGTTGCACCCTGACATCGATGGTTTTATTTCCATCGACTACACCTCGTCGGGTTATATCAAGGATGACGATGCCAAAGAATGGAATGCCGATGAATTGCTGGATAACCTGAAAGAAGGTACCCGTGAAGCTAATAAAGAACGGGTGAAGAAAGGCATTGCGTCGATCGAAATCCTCGGCTGGATTGAAAAACCCAACTACGAGCAGGCGACCCACCGGCTAGTCTGGTCCGCCGCGTTGCGCGATGAAGGCAGCAACATGGCGGAAAACGATCAGGGCGTCAACTACAACACCTATCTGCTCGGCCGCGAAGGCTATCTGTCGCTGAATCTGGTCACCAATCGCGGTACCGTCAACGAAGAAAAACCCAAAGCCCGGCAGTTGCTCAATGCCGTGACCTTCAACAATGGCAAGCGCTACAGCGATTTTAACGCCAGCACCGACCGCGTCGCGGAATATGGCCTGGCGGCGCTGATCGGCGGGATTGCCGCCAAGAAACTGGGCCTGCTGGCGATGATGGGCGTGGCGTTCGTGAAATTCTGGAAAATCATTCTGGTGGGTATTTTCGCCGTCGGCGCCATCTTCAGAAAACTGTTTTCCGGTAAGAAAAAACCGCAGCCAGCGCAAGACGATGCCGGGAATGAAACCGTGCCGGAAACAAGCGCGGAAATAGTCCCTGAAACCGCAACCGTAACGGAAAAAGAACAACAGAAAGTCTGA
- a CDS encoding aryl-sulfate sulfotransferase, which produces MGHPSVYPTGTTIYHPDKAWGGYTVFQALETGAVLIDMNGAALRLWEGLHGFPNKILPGGYILGHSGQRDARYGMQDMVDVVQLDWDGNRVWQFNGYEHISDPDLPPEWMARAHHDYQRSGNPVGYYAPGLEPQALGGNTLILAHQNLHNPKISDKLLLDDTIIEVDWDGNVVWEWRCSDHFDELGFDDAAKTALYRNPNMRSSGGGMGDWMHINSMSTLGPNPWFDQGDARFHPDNIIWDARESNIIAIIDKQSGDIVWRLGPDYSTPELKHLGWIIGQHHAHMIPAGLPGAGNILVFDNGGWAGYGAPNPASADGVKNAWRDYSRVLEINPVTLDIVWRYSPYEAGIPHPTDAFRFYSPYISNIQRLPNGNTLINEGANGRLFEVTADHEVVWEYISPFWGKSVNTNMLYRAYRVPYDWVPQLPRPQETPVQAPDNTRLRQPGAAQPGFASVVPVSDTRPYKRGGDALCVATDSEELKRSPKLFAVNRHRFTALSLAPDEALSLPAGNQLLLVGAERCVHCKSLYRQLETVIGDVAFNGLSCHYLDADHHVPHAAQLQVRSLPTLLWLKDGQEQARLTSAQSADKLRQWLGDIQS; this is translated from the coding sequence ATGGGACACCCTTCCGTTTACCCGACCGGCACCACGATTTATCATCCGGACAAAGCCTGGGGCGGCTACACCGTCTTCCAGGCGCTGGAAACCGGCGCGGTCTTGATCGACATGAACGGGGCGGCGCTGCGGCTGTGGGAAGGCCTGCACGGTTTTCCCAATAAAATTCTGCCGGGCGGTTATATTCTCGGCCACAGCGGCCAGCGCGACGCCCGGTACGGCATGCAGGACATGGTGGATGTGGTGCAACTGGACTGGGACGGCAACCGGGTCTGGCAATTCAACGGTTACGAACACATCAGCGACCCGGATCTGCCGCCGGAGTGGATGGCGCGCGCCCATCACGACTACCAGCGCAGCGGCAACCCGGTGGGGTACTACGCGCCGGGTCTCGAACCGCAGGCGCTCGGCGGCAATACGCTGATTCTGGCGCACCAGAACCTGCACAACCCGAAAATCAGCGACAAGTTGCTGCTCGACGACACCATCATCGAAGTGGACTGGGACGGCAACGTGGTGTGGGAATGGCGCTGCAGCGATCACTTCGACGAACTGGGCTTTGACGACGCCGCCAAAACCGCGCTGTACCGCAACCCTAATATGCGCAGCAGCGGCGGCGGCATGGGCGACTGGATGCATATCAACTCCATGTCCACCCTTGGCCCCAACCCGTGGTTCGATCAGGGCGACGCCCGTTTCCATCCGGACAACATTATCTGGGACGCACGCGAGTCCAACATCATCGCCATCATCGACAAGCAGAGCGGCGACATCGTGTGGCGGCTCGGCCCGGATTACAGCACGCCGGAGCTGAAACATCTGGGCTGGATCATCGGCCAACACCATGCGCACATGATCCCGGCCGGATTGCCGGGCGCGGGCAATATTCTGGTGTTCGACAACGGCGGCTGGGCCGGTTACGGCGCCCCCAATCCGGCGTCGGCCGACGGGGTGAAGAACGCCTGGCGCGATTATTCGCGCGTACTGGAAATCAACCCGGTGACGCTGGACATCGTCTGGCGCTATTCGCCGTACGAAGCCGGTATTCCGCACCCGACCGACGCGTTCCGGTTTTACAGCCCGTATATCAGCAATATCCAGCGCCTGCCGAACGGCAACACGCTGATCAACGAAGGCGCCAATGGCCGCCTGTTCGAAGTGACGGCCGACCATGAGGTAGTCTGGGAGTACATTTCGCCGTTCTGGGGCAAGAGCGTCAACACCAACATGCTGTACCGCGCCTACCGGGTACCGTACGACTGGGTGCCGCAACTGCCGCGCCCGCAGGAAACCCCGGTGCAGGCGCCGGACAACACCCGCCTGCGTCAGCCTGGCGCCGCGCAGCCCGGTTTCGCCAGCGTCGTTCCCGTCAGCGATACCCGGCCATACAAGCGCGGTGGCGATGCGCTGTGCGTCGCTACCGACAGCGAAGAGCTGAAACGCAGCCCGAAACTGTTCGCCGTCAACCGTCATCGCTTTACCGCCTTATCGCTGGCGCCGGATGAAGCGCTGTCGCTGCCCGCCGGCAACCAACTGCTGCTGGTGGGCGCGGAACGCTGCGTGCACTGTAAGAGCCTGTATCGCCAGTTGGAAACGGTCATCGGCGACGTGGCGTTCAATGGTCTGTCCTGCCACTATCTGGACGCCGACCATCATGTGCCGCACGCCGCACAGCTACAGGTTCGCTCGCTGCCCACCCTGCTGTGGCTGAAAGACGGTCAGGAACAAGCCCGACTGACCAGCGCACAGAGCGCGGACAAGCTGCGCCAGTGGTTAGGCGACATTCAGAGCTAA
- a CDS encoding ABC transporter ATP-binding protein — MTQPRPQPVVAFDRLKKQFRVGGSPLTVIDDLSLAIYPGELVAIVGSSGCGKSTLLRLLVGLDDDYQGRILVDGAPINGIGGERGIVFQEPRLFPWLTVRQNIELGLASEKIGRADLTRRVDHFIRLVHLDEFADALPAQLSGGMAQRVAIARGLVGNPRILMLDEPFGALDALTRQQMQQELRRIHQQEGTTTLLVTHDVEEAVYLADRVVVLAPRPGRLKHIATVTLPHPRQRDSQAFHQQCSELLTLLTHSDASALPDATLITD; from the coding sequence ATGACGCAACCACGCCCCCAACCGGTGGTCGCCTTCGACCGCCTGAAAAAACAGTTTCGCGTCGGCGGCAGCCCGCTGACGGTCATCGACGACCTCTCGCTGGCGATTTATCCCGGCGAGCTGGTGGCGATTGTCGGCAGCAGCGGCTGCGGCAAATCCACGCTGCTGCGCCTGTTGGTCGGGTTGGATGACGACTATCAGGGCCGCATTCTGGTGGACGGCGCGCCGATTAACGGCATCGGCGGCGAGCGCGGCATCGTGTTTCAGGAACCGCGGCTGTTTCCGTGGCTGACGGTGCGCCAGAACATCGAGCTGGGGCTGGCGAGCGAGAAGATCGGCCGCGCCGACCTTACCCGCCGGGTCGACCATTTCATTCGGCTGGTGCATCTGGACGAGTTCGCCGACGCCCTGCCCGCCCAGTTGTCCGGCGGCATGGCGCAACGCGTGGCGATCGCCCGCGGGCTGGTGGGCAACCCGCGCATTCTGATGCTCGACGAACCGTTCGGCGCGCTGGACGCGCTGACCCGACAACAGATGCAACAGGAACTACGACGGATTCATCAGCAGGAAGGCACCACCACCCTGCTGGTCACCCACGATGTGGAAGAAGCGGTCTATCTGGCCGACCGCGTCGTGGTGCTGGCGCCGCGCCCCGGCCGTCTGAAACACATCGCCACGGTGACGTTGCCGCATCCGCGTCAGCGCGACAGCCAGGCCTTCCACCAGCAGTGCAGCGAACTGCTCACGCTGCTGACTCACTCCGACGCCTCGGCCTTGCCCGACGCCACGCTTATCACTGACTAA